A genomic window from Ascaphus truei isolate aAscTru1 chromosome 1, aAscTru1.hap1, whole genome shotgun sequence includes:
- the LOC142472186 gene encoding forkhead box protein I1c-like: protein MNSIQFPAHQRSTASSLHQPHPKSAQEAPVMAVYCDNFSMYHQQNLHSSQRATNYGIGDYAPPTNPYLWLGGPGVNNSSTYLHGNNPASYMPPSYGSQRQFLPNSSGFSGTDLGWLSIASQEELLRLVRPPYSYSALIAMAIQHTPEKKLTLSQIYQYVADNFPFYKKSKAGWQNSIRHNLSLNDCFKKVPRDESDPGKGNYWTLDANCEKMFDNGNFRRKKKRRSESNNTKCAKGDKDRLIPGGKGDESPSMLTPSTPEMEAASDDRKSTSPRGITSTPCLNNFFSSMTSLDTSSVNRQMSLGLVNELSQRNITGLSSFTSGSVAEPSTDLQDSSLHLNRAPYYNSFSSSNQAHQFNNHFYNSFSVNSLIYARETAEV from the exons ATGAACTCCATTCAATTTCCAGCTCATCAGAGGTCTACAGCATCAAGCCTACACCAGCCTCACCCAAAAAGCGCACAGGAAGCCCCAGTAATGGCAGTGTACTGCGACAACTTCAGCATGTATCACCAGCAGAACCTGCACTCATCTCAGAGAGCAACCAACTATGGAATAGGGGATTATGCTCCCCCAACTAACCCTTATTTATGGCTCGGTGGGCCTGGGGTGAACAATTCATCTACCTATCTGCATGGGAACAACCCTGCCTCCTACATGCCTCCTTCCTATGGATCCCAGCGACAGTTCCTTCCCAATTCGTCAGGTTTCAGTGGGACAGACCTTGGGTGGCTGTCTATAGCTTCCCAGGAGGAACTTCTTAGGCTGGTGAGGCCTCCTTACTCCTACTCGGCACTCATAGCCATGGCCATTCAACATACCCCAGAGAAGAAACTGACTCTGAGTCAGATTTACCAGTATGTGGCTGACAACTTCCCTTTCTACAAGAAAAGCAAGGCAGGCTGGCAGAATTCAATCAGGCACAACTTGTCCCTTAATGACTGTTTTAAGAAGGTCCCAAGGGATGAGAGCGATCCAG GAAAGGGTAACTACTGGACCCTGGACGCCAACTGTGAGAAGATGTTTGACAACGGCAACTTCCGCCGGAAAAAAAAGCGCAGGTCAGAGTCTAACAACACTAAATGTGCCAAGGGCGATAAAGATCGCTTAATCCCTGGAGGGAAAGGTGATGAAAGCCCGTCCATGCTGACCCCATCAACTCCAGAGATGGAAGCTGCCTCAGATGATAGAAAAAGCACCTCTCCCAGAGGAATCACCTCTACTCCCTGTCTGAACAACTTCTTCAGCAGTATGACCTCCTTGGACACAAGCTCGGTGAACAGGCAGATGTCTTTGGGACTAGTGAATGAACTGTCTCAGAGAAACATCACTGGATTGAGCAGTTTCACCTCAGGCTCTGTAGCAGAGCCATCTACAGATCTGCAAGACAGCAGCCTACATCTCAACAGGGCCCCTTACTACAACTCCTTCTCTAGCTCCAACCAGGCCCACCAATTCAACAACCATTTCTACAACAGCTTCAGTGTCAACAGCCTCATATATGCCAGGGAAACTGCTGAGGTCTGA